CAGAGAATTTTACGCTGAAGTAATCTAAAAGAGTCTTCTCTCTTGCGAAGTGCTTGCGGATTTCTTCGGTTTCCGCAACTAGCTCTTTGCTGGGCTTTGCATGATCGGCTAGTGGGAGAGGCGTTGACCACTCTAATACTTCTTTGGGGAATAGCGCTTTAGGACGATTGTTAATCCATTCGGATATGTGGCATGGTAAAGTCCAACCACTAAATAACTGAATTGTGATAAAGCCCCAGATGTAACGTACTAGGGAATGTTCTTCGCGATAGCTCTCACGGCATAATTTGAAAAACTCGACAGTACCTTCTTCAAGTTCGTCGCTATAATTGGTTGGGAGGCTGTCTATACCATTCTCCATGTAAGCTCTAATAGCTTCCCATTCTGATAGCGCCAGACTTAAGCTACCACATGGTATTACACTCCAAAGGACTTCGCCGCTGGTCGTCTCGCGCAGACCGATCATTAGCTTGTGTTCTGGGGTCACAGAATATTGTGTTATCAGCTTGCCGGAAGATACGCAGGCTATAACGCTTTCCCAAGATGTATATCTGGGCTTGTCTCCCTTTTTAGCTACGTATACAACTTCGCGGCGCTCACGATTAAAACGTAGAGGCGGGTTTGAAGAGAGTTCATTGGCTAACTTTATAAAGTAATAAAGATAGAGTGCAGCAATCGATAGAATTATGAACCATATCACGGGGTTGAAGAAAAAGCTCGCCCAAGCACTCAGGAACGGCTCTGAGTATCTTCTGATCCAAGAAGCGAAAGCCGAGAAGAAAAAAAGTGAGGTAATAATTAACATTATCGAACCAATACCGATTCGCGCCATGAACTCGAAGTTCCCTTGCCCTGTAGAAAAGTCCAGGAAGGTACTATTGGCATTGCGGTGTAGTTGCCGAGAGCTGATCGCAGGCATCCCGGTTGGTATCGGTTTCGGAGACAAGTATATTATTTCTAGTCCATTTTCTTTTTCGAAGTCCCCCGCGTGGGGTAATCGCTCATACTTACTTTTAAGCACTTGGGTTCTCCACGCTTGCTTCCTTTGCTCCTGCGGCGGCTCTGAAAGAAATGGCTGTTTTGGAAGGAAAAAGCGACGGATTATTTAATTGCTGAAGTGTCTGTTAAATAAATCTATCGCTTTGTGTTGTTGGTTGTTCTCTATTTGCAATGGATTTGCTAGTAACCGTATGTCGGATGGAAATACGATAAAGGAGGGTGGGATTTTTCCCATTCTTTTGCGAATGATATTCCTAGCTTTATTTCTCCAGGTTGCATTTTTTTTGCTATTTCCAGGAGGTTCAATCTTGCATCTTCCGGTGCGATTGCTCCGCCTTTGAGGCTTGCTATCAAGTAGGTGAAGCCGTAAGCCTTAACGAGATCTAAAGGAAATCCATAAGTATCTGGAAGATGGGCAATATTTAATGCATAACCCCCTAGTGCATTTATATGTCCGGATTCAGCTGTTTTTTTGAGCCAGCTTCCTACTTCTTCTTTACTACCATTGTGTTCATATAAATAGTTTGCATACAGATACATGCCCGGAGGAAAACCTCCTTCTGCTGAAGCCTTAAACCATTTTTTAACTGCTTTCTCGCGACTCCCAGGGATCAAAAACCATCCCTCTCCACTTTGGTAAGCACTAGCGAGCCGCTGTTGAGCAAAATTATCACCCGATTCTGCGGCTCGTTCCAGCCATTCCAATCCTTGATTTGCCGTAAACAGCACAACCATTGCCTCAGTATCACCTTTGTCGGCACGTTCATGGGCAATTTTTAAAGCTTGCTCTCTCCAATCAACATTACCTTTCCCCGCGCAGTTATCTAGTAAATTGCAAGGATCCTTTTTACTACTTAGACGTAGCATAGCGTAAAGTTCACCTTGCTCTGCCGCAGCTACGTACCAATTTCTGGCCTCCTCTGTCATGTAGCGATTACTCAGTCGTATCGCCTCACCTAGAAAATATTGAGATTTTTTATCGCCGGCCTCAGCCGCGGTTCGTAAAAACGGTTGCGAGGAAGTCCATGCACCTTGCTTGTAAAGCATAATGCCAGTTTCTTTCGCTACCGCTTGATTTTCAATTAATTGGGCGTTGGAAATTGATGTTGTGGAAACCCACAAGGCGATGCTTAAGAAAAGAGGGCGGAGAGCGGACACAGATAAACTTCCTTAGGTCAGTAGCCGTAAGCCGGAACAAAGTAGGAAAGTGGTGGGTGAGTCTTTTCCCAATCTTTGGCAAAGCGAATCCCATCCTCGATTTCTTGAGGACTCATCTTTTCGGCAATTTCAGAGAGGCTTCTTCGAGCATCCTCAGGGGCTACGCCACCGCCTTGCAAATGGGAGATAAGGTAGGTGATTCCATAGGCTTCTACCAAGTCAAAAGGGAATCCGTAACTGTCAGGGAGATGCGCGACAGTGAGGGCATATCCACCAGCAGCATCAATATGACCTGACTCAGCCGCTTTTTTTAGCCAATATCCTACATCTTCTTTGCGCGCATTATTTTCATATAAAAAATTTGAGTATAGGTACATGCCCGGCGGGTAACCGCTGTCAGCTGAAGCTTTGAACCATTTTTCAACGGCTTTCTCGCGACTACCAGGAATAAGGAACCAACCCTCACCATCTTTGTACTTACCAGCGAGCGTTTTTTGAGCAAATCCACTGCCTGCTGTCGCTGCCTTTTCTAACCATTGCAAACCTTGGCTAGCGGTGAATAAAAAAATCATTGCCTCAGTATCGCCTTTCTCGGCGCGTTCATTTGCAATCTGCAGCGCATAACTCCGCCATTCTTCATCGTTTTTACCTAAGCAACTTTCCATCTCTTTGCACAAGTTATGCGCACTCAGCCGAAGCATTGCGTACAAATTTCCTTGATTGGCTGCGGATTTATACCATTTTTTTGCATCTTCGGTGGTGTAGCGGTGGCTGAGGCGGATAGCCTCTCCCAGGTAATATTGCGCTGTACTATCCCCTGCATCTGCCGCGATTTTCAGTAGTGGCTGTGAATCGTACCAATCACTTTGTTGATAAAGAATAATCCCGTAATTTCTTGCTAATAGCTGTTGTGTTGTTAGCTGTGCGAAAGCTGGAGTGAATAAATATATTGAGTATAAAATGATGGTATATATTATTTTAGTCAATGATTCGTCCTGTATGGAAAGCTTTGACTACTTGAATGGAGAGAAATTATGGCCAGTGTTTACGTTCGATTAAGTATGGTGGCTATGGATTCTTGTCTCTGGTGCAAAAAAGTCTAATCTGTCAATGGTATTTTTACTCGGGGGCATGCCATATGTAAAACATGACAAACTGTGTTCTGCCCCTGAATGTAATTGAGCGGAGGTTGGGTTGTTAAGAATATTTGATCGTCTAGTATCCGTATATTGGGTCAAAATAGGATAAGGGAGGGTGATTTTTTTCCATTCTTTCGAAAACTCAATCCCTGCTGTTATTTCTGCAGGGTTCATCTTTTTAGCTAAATCCGGGAGCAGACGCTTTGCATCTTCTGGTGCTGTTCCTGCTTCCAGTTTCGAAAGTAAAAGCGTCAAACCGTATGCTTCAATCAGATTTTCTGGGTAACCAAGCTCATTGGACGGATCTGAAATTTTGTATGCGTAGGTGCCAACTGCATCTATATGGCTGTGCTCCGCTGATTTTTTCACCCAGTATGCGATCTCTTCTTTACTACCATTATGGTCGTATAAGTAATTCGCATAGAGGAACATACCTCTCGGGTTACCACCTTCCGATGACGCTTTAAACCATTTGATAATCGATTTTTCTCGACTACCTGGAATCAAAAACCACCCGGCACCGCTTTTGTAAGCGCTAGCCAGCATTTGTTGTGCGTAACTGTCACCTGCTTCGGCCGCTTTCTCAAGCCATGGCAGGCCCTGACCAGCCGTATATAGGACGGTCATT
This region of Pseudomonas sp. R84 genomic DNA includes:
- a CDS encoding sel1 repeat family protein; translated protein: MSALRPLFLSIALWVSTTSISNAQLIENQAVAKETGIMLYKQGAWTSSQPFLRTAAEAGDKKSQYFLGEAIRLSNRYMTEEARNWYVAAAEQGELYAMLRLSSKKDPCNLLDNCAGKGNVDWREQALKIAHERADKGDTEAMVVLFTANQGLEWLERAAESGDNFAQQRLASAYQSGEGWFLIPGSREKAVKKWFKASAEGGFPPGMYLYANYLYEHNGSKEEVGSWLKKTAESGHINALGGYALNIAHLPDTYGFPLDLVKAYGFTYLIASLKGGAIAPEDARLNLLEIAKKMQPGEIKLGISFAKEWEKSHPPLSYFHPTYGY
- a CDS encoding DUF6708 domain-containing protein translates to MLKSKYERLPHAGDFEKENGLEIIYLSPKPIPTGMPAISSRQLHRNANSTFLDFSTGQGNFEFMARIGIGSIMLIITSLFFFSAFASWIRRYSEPFLSAWASFFFNPVIWFIILSIAALYLYYFIKLANELSSNPPLRFNRERREVVYVAKKGDKPRYTSWESVIACVSSGKLITQYSVTPEHKLMIGLRETTSGEVLWSVIPCGSLSLALSEWEAIRAYMENGIDSLPTNYSDELEEGTVEFFKLCRESYREEHSLVRYIWGFITIQLFSGWTLPCHISEWINNRPKALFPKEVLEWSTPLPLADHAKPSKELVAETEEIRKHFAREKTLLDYFSVKFSDMDTKSETNE
- a CDS encoding sel1 repeat family protein, producing MIKNITLFLLLSLALSNPASAGMTAAQKEAGETGVILFKQSDWYDSQPFLNIAAEAGDRDAQYYLGEAIRLSQRYITPDAKKWYEASAEQGSLYAMLRLSNKNDLCGSMGTCTDKNGVDWRERSLTTAQERAKKGDTEAMTVLYTAGQGLPWLEKAAEAGDSYAQQMLASAYKSGAGWFLIPGSREKSIIKWFKASSEGGNPRGMFLYANYLYDHNGSKEEIAYWVKKSAEHSHIDAVGTYAYKISDPSNELGYPENLIEAYGLTLLLSKLEAGTAPEDAKRLLPDLAKKMNPAEITAGIEFSKEWKKITLPYPILTQYTDTRRSNILNNPTSAQLHSGAEHSLSCFTYGMPPSKNTIDRLDFFAPETRIHSHHT
- a CDS encoding sel1 repeat family protein; its protein translation is MTKIIYTIILYSIYLFTPAFAQLTTQQLLARNYGIILYQQSDWYDSQPLLKIAADAGDSTAQYYLGEAIRLSHRYTTEDAKKWYKSAANQGNLYAMLRLSAHNLCKEMESCLGKNDEEWRSYALQIANERAEKGDTEAMIFLFTASQGLQWLEKAATAGSGFAQKTLAGKYKDGEGWFLIPGSREKAVEKWFKASADSGYPPGMYLYSNFLYENNARKEDVGYWLKKAAESGHIDAAGGYALTVAHLPDSYGFPFDLVEAYGITYLISHLQGGGVAPEDARRSLSEIAEKMSPQEIEDGIRFAKDWEKTHPPLSYFVPAYGY